From Kribbella amoyensis:
TCGCGGTGATCTTCGCCTTGTTGCGGATGATGCCCGCGTCGGCCATCAACCGATCGTGGTCGTCCTGGCCGTACCCCGCGATCACGGTCGGATCGAACTGCGCGAACGCCTTCCGGAAGTTCTCGCGTTTGCGCAGGATCGTGATCCAGGACAGCCCGGACTGGAACCCTTCCAGCGTCATCCGCTCGAACAGGCCGTGGTCGTCGCGGATCTGCCGGCCCCACTCGTGGTCGTGGTACTCGACGTACTCCGGGGCCGAGGTCGCCCAGGTACAGCGCGGGCGGCCGTCCGGGCCGGGGACCGTCATGCGGCGACCACCTTGGCGAGGCGTCGCAGCGAGATCCGCATCGTCAGCTCGAAGCCCGGGCGGACCACGGCCCAGCCGAGACGACCGACGCGGCCCAGCGGCGGGACGACGTCCTCGGACCAGGTGAACCGGCTTCCGGTCGCCGTCGGCGACACGGCGAACGTCCCGGTGCCGCTGACGACGGTACCGAGGTGCTTCACGGTGCACTCTCGGGGTGGGTCCCAGTGGGTGATGACCATGTGGTCAGTGAACCCGAAGGGACCGACAGAAGTCCGCGCCGCGACTCCCCCGCCGACGCCCTGGCCGTCCTGCGCGGTCGCCCGGACCCGCGTCAGTACCATCCACGCGGACTGCGCGTCCCAGTCGACCACAGCGGCCCAAGCCGCCTCGGGTCCGACCGGAAGCTCCACCGACGCCTCCGCATGACACCCGGACGCCGGCGCGTCACTCATCGCCCCGGCCGCCGACTCACGTCAAGATCCGGAGCCGCACTGTGCCGCCCCCGCGGCCGCTCCCCACCCTCGTCCTTCCCCTCGAAGTCAAAGGCTCCCTGCTCGTTCTCGGCGGCATCAGGCTGGTACTCAGCGGCCGGCTGCTGCGCGGCGGGAGGCTGCTGCGCGGCGGGAGGTTGCTGTGCGGCGAGCGGGTCGGGCCAGGCCTGCCCGGACGGCTGCCGCGGCGGCGCGGCCGGAGCCGGGGCTTCGGGCGGAGTCTGAGCAGGCTCCTCCTGCGTGGGCAGCGGCTGGCT
This genomic window contains:
- a CDS encoding DNA-3-methyladenine glycosylase I, which produces MTVPGPDGRPRCTWATSAPEYVEYHDHEWGRQIRDDHGLFERMTLEGFQSGLSWITILRKRENFRKAFAQFDPTVIAGYGQDDHDRLMADAGIIRNKAKITATVTNARALLELAPGEFADLLWSFQPVDHPAPKTNADVPATTPESVAMSKALKKKGFVFVGPTTSYALMQATGIVNDHLADCIAR
- a CDS encoding SRPBCC family protein: MELPVGPEAAWAAVVDWDAQSAWMVLTRVRATAQDGQGVGGGVAARTSVGPFGFTDHMVITHWDPPRECTVKHLGTVVSGTGTFAVSPTATGSRFTWSEDVVPPLGRVGRLGWAVVRPGFELTMRISLRRLAKVVAA